TTTTACGAAGCACGTGCTTACTCTTTTAAGAAATCCCTACCGTAGAGCCTTATCATGCACTCGGGGCAGAGGCCGTGGGAGAATTTCGCGTCGGAATGGCCGGAGATGTAAGACTCGATCTGCTGCCAGTAACCGTCATCGTCCCTGACTTTTTTACAGTTCGCACAGATAGGAAGCATTCCCTGAAGTCTCCTCACGTGAGCCAGAGCATCACGAAGCTTATCGTTCATCCTGGAAAGTTCCACGTTCTTCATACGGTAGATCTCGGCTTCCTTTTCTTTTTTCTCTGTCTCGAACTGTACCTGAAGCTCCGCTATCTTTTCCATGCTCTTCTCGTTCAAATACTCTTTGATGCAAATATTCAGCTCGCCGGAATACTGAAGTGCTTTCTGCAGATCACCTTTTGCCTCGCAGAGATTCGTTATCAGATCCAGACAGTGGATTTCCCAGTCCTTCATCGAAAGCTTCCTTGTTATTTCAAGACCTCTCATGATAATTGCTTCAGCTTCAGGGAGACGCCCTACGGCGGTGTATACCCCGCCGATACAACCGCATATGTAGGCAATTCCTCATACAGTTCAAGGCTCCTTGAGAAACACTCCAGAGCTGATTCGTTCTCCTCCAGTTTTTCATGCAGATTTCCCAGATTACCCAGAGTGCTTGCGGTACCTTTTACATCTCCAAGGTCTTCCCT
This genomic interval from Candidatus Aegiribacteria sp. contains the following:
- a CDS encoding tetratricopeptide repeat protein → REDLGDVKGTASTLGNLGNLHEKLEENESALECFSRSLELYEELPTYAVVSAGYTPP